GTGCCCCCATCAATATCAGGATGTGATAGCAATGACCAGAATGAGCTGGGAAATGAAACTCGGAATATTCCTTGTAGCGATATCAGCGGCGATTTACACGATAAAATTTATTTTTCTGGGCGATCCGGAGAATACGTATTATTACGTGTTTAATGCGCTCGGATTCCTGCCGATCAATGTGCTTCTCGTGACCATCGTTCTGAATTCTCTGCTCTCGATCCGGTCAAGACGGGAAAAACTTCAGAAACTCAATATGGTCATCGGGACGTTCTTTTCAGAAGTCGGAACAGGTCTGCTGACTGTTCTGTCCGAGTATGATCCCTGCAGTTCCGATATCAGGGAGAAGCTGGTCGTACAATCGGACTGGGTGCAGCAGGAGTTCGACAGGGTAAACGAATGTCTCACCGTCCATCCCTATGAGATCGATATCACGCGGGTGCGTCTGCAGGAAATGAAGGATTACCTCCAGGAGAAGCGTAACTTCCTGCTCCGGCTTCTCGAAAATCCCGTGCTGCTGGAGCACGAATCATTCACCGAACTCCTGCGTGCCGTTTTTCATCTTACCGAAGAGCTGGAACGAAGAGATACGCTAGCCGGCCTTCCCGAGTCCGATTACGCTCACCTCTCAGGGGACATTACACGGGTGTACGGACTTCTCGTCCGCCAGTGGGTCGATTACATGCATCACCTGAAAGACAATTATCCGTACCTCTTTTCGCTTGCAATGCGTACCAATCCCTTCGACAGTGAGGCATCCGCTATCGTCAGGCAATAAACGTCCGCTGACATACCTCTGCCGGCATTTCCGGCAGAGAGTGCGCAATCCTTATCACCTTCTTAAGCATCATCATCGGTTGTGTGAGCAATAATGGAGGATTTTTCAGTTCTTATCGGCGGTAAAGCAGGGGACGGGATCAACCGGGCAGGCTTTGTAATAGGCAGAATCCTTTCCCGAATGGGCTATCGCATCTATATGTACTACGATTATCCGTCCCTCATCCGCGGAGGACATAATTTTGCGATCGTTCGGGCATCCCGACATACCGGGATTGCATCTCACCACTTTACGGTCGACTGCATTCTTGCCCTTGATCAGGCTACTCTCCTCAGGCATGCGGGGAGACAAACGCCCGCGACAATAGCCATCTTCAACAGCGACTCGGTGAAAGCCGGGGCTCCCGCAGCCGGTCTGGCAGTGCCCCTGGAAACGATCACAAAGGAAGAGGACGGCATTTCCATTATGGCCAATTCGTGCCTCATTGGCGCATTCTGCCGTGCAACAGGCATCCCGTGGGATATAGCCGCCACGGTACTGGGCGAGGAAATGCCCCGGGAAACGGAAAAAAACCTGTCAATCGCCCGGCGCGGCTTCGATGCGGTACAGGAACGGTACATCCTGCCGAAGAGGGAAGCGCCGGAAGTGCCCCTCATAACCGGCAATGAGGCCATCAGCCTCGGTCTGCTTCAGGCCGGACTTGATGCATACGTTTCGTACCCGATGACCCCCTCCTCGGGCATTCTGCATTTTCTTGCAGAAGTTGCCGGTGAAACCAGGCTGAAAGTCATCCATCCGGAGAGCGAGATAGCCGTGATACTCATGGCACAGGGATTTGCATTCGCCGGCAGCCGCACGGCCGTCGGTACCTCCGGAGGAGGTTTCTGCCTGATGACAGAAGGAGTTTCCATGGCCGGAATGACGGAGGTGCCCGTTACGATCGTTGTTTCCCAGCGTCCGGGGCCGAGCACCGGCGTTCCCACATATACCGCACAGGGAGATCTTGCATTTGTACTCAGTGCAGGACAGGGAGAGTTCCCCCGGTTTGTTTTTGCCCCCGCTGATCCGGCACAGGCATTCGAATGGGCGGGACGAGCGCTTAACCTCTCGTGGAAATATCAGGTTCCGTCGTTTATTCTCGTCGATAAAACACTGAGCGAAGGGACATTCAGCTTTGATCCCGAAGAGCCCGAATGGACAGGTGAGGACCCGATTCCGTGTTGGGACGGAACGCACCCCTACCGCCGGTATGCAGAGAGCGAGGGCGGAGTTTCACCAATCTGTCACGTGCCAACCGCAGGTGCC
The Methanoculleus sp. SDB genome window above contains:
- a CDS encoding pyruvate ferredoxin oxidoreductase, with the protein product MEDFSVLIGGKAGDGINRAGFVIGRILSRMGYRIYMYYDYPSLIRGGHNFAIVRASRHTGIASHHFTVDCILALDQATLLRHAGRQTPATIAIFNSDSVKAGAPAAGLAVPLETITKEEDGISIMANSCLIGAFCRATGIPWDIAATVLGEEMPRETEKNLSIARRGFDAVQERYILPKREAPEVPLITGNEAISLGLLQAGLDAYVSYPMTPSSGILHFLAEVAGETRLKVIHPESEIAVILMAQGFAFAGSRTAVGTSGGGFCLMTEGVSMAGMTEVPVTIVVSQRPGPSTGVPTYTAQGDLAFVLSAGQGEFPRFVFAPADPAQAFEWAGRALNLSWKYQVPSFILVDKTLSEGTFSFDPEEPEWTGEDPIPCWDGTHPYRRYAESEGGVSPICHVPTAGAVVKVNSYAHDEDGITTEDRDLIARLVEKRMQKSPGMLAEVEALHPVGISGDPTASTAILCWGSTAGTCREVADIIGLRVVQPVVLSPFPARALRDALAGVSRIISVEDNAEGQLASLAGAHGIDISAQILRYDGRPHALEELRDRVLEVGA